The sequence GACCGACTCAGCCGTGCAATTCACCTTTCCCGATGGGCGGCAGGAGAGTGTTCCGCTGCCCACGAAACAAATGGTGATTGCCATTGCGCCTTACGTGAACCAGACGCACCCTTGCAAGACGCACTTCATGTCCGGTTGCCAGGGTGAACTGGTGAACACGCCCGTGAAGGTGCAGGTCACCAACGCTGCTGGAAAGACGGTTATTAACCGCACGGTGAAGACCCTGCCGAACGGGTTTCTTGAGTTATGGCTGGACAGGAACCAGACCTATAACGTCATGCTGAGCGCCCAGGGCAGGAGC is a genomic window of Deinococcus fonticola containing:
- a CDS encoding CueP family metal-binding protein — translated: MQKQTLLTIGFITLSSLALAQPSSPSLDQLKGITPQKAMQLANAWKGTAVKSFVTDSAVQFTFPDGRQESVPLPTKQMVIAIAPYVNQTHPCKTHFMSGCQGELVNTPVKVQVTNAAGKTVINRTVKTLPNGFLELWLDRNQTYNVMLSAQGRSVKGQLQTLKGSDTCVTTLRLQ